From the genome of Flavobacterium ovatum, one region includes:
- a CDS encoding efflux transporter outer membrane subunit: protein MKNKIYKVGVLVVTATLMQACFVAKDYQRPDVKTSDLYRTEQATTDSLSMANLSWDKIFTDPLLQGYIQKGLENNLDIRIAMQNLAAAEATMKQGKSGYFPTLSVSTDWTHTELSKNSQFGAIVNNTSVDQYQLYGSLSWEADIWGKIRSNQRGTQASFLQTQAANQAIKTQLIASIASTYYQLLAIDEQIKIAENTLVNREQSIETILALKKAGSVTEVGVKQTEAQKFATELILADLKNSTILLENTLSVLLGQGPTKIERSTFSAYPLQSDLNVGVAASLLRNRPDVIAAEYNLITNFEMTNVAKSSFYPSLKVNANVGLQSIDIQKWLSANSIFASVITGLTQPIFNQRQIRTKHEIAIANQEKAYLQFEQSLLTAGKEVSDALAQYKNESYKISVREKQVASLTKASSFSEELLTYGLANYLEVLTSKNDALNAQLNLADNKYQQYKAVIQLYRALGGGWQ, encoded by the coding sequence ATGAAAAATAAAATATATAAAGTAGGTGTTCTCGTTGTCACGGCAACCCTAATGCAAGCGTGTTTTGTTGCCAAAGACTATCAACGACCGGATGTAAAAACATCCGATTTGTACCGCACAGAACAAGCTACAACCGATTCACTTTCGATGGCCAATCTAAGTTGGGACAAAATCTTTACAGATCCTCTTTTGCAAGGATATATCCAAAAAGGGTTAGAAAACAATCTAGATATTCGCATTGCCATGCAAAATCTCGCGGCTGCTGAGGCAACCATGAAACAAGGAAAATCAGGTTACTTCCCTACCCTAAGTGTTTCTACAGACTGGACGCATACTGAACTGTCAAAAAACAGTCAGTTTGGTGCTATTGTAAACAACACTTCGGTAGACCAATACCAACTGTATGGAAGTTTGTCTTGGGAAGCGGATATTTGGGGGAAAATAAGAAGTAACCAAAGAGGAACGCAAGCTTCCTTTTTGCAAACACAAGCAGCCAATCAAGCGATTAAAACGCAACTTATTGCTTCTATAGCTTCTACATATTATCAGTTGTTAGCCATCGATGAGCAAATTAAAATTGCCGAAAACACGTTGGTAAACAGAGAGCAAAGTATCGAAACCATTCTTGCTTTGAAAAAAGCAGGATCGGTTACGGAAGTAGGTGTCAAACAAACCGAAGCGCAAAAATTCGCAACAGAATTGATTCTAGCGGATTTAAAAAACAGCACTATTTTACTAGAAAATACGCTTAGTGTACTTTTAGGACAAGGACCTACAAAAATAGAGCGATCTACTTTTAGTGCTTATCCCCTGCAGTCAGATCTTAATGTAGGTGTGGCAGCCAGTTTATTACGTAACAGACCCGATGTTATTGCTGCAGAGTACAATTTGATCACCAATTTTGAAATGACAAATGTGGCCAAAAGCAGTTTTTATCCTTCTTTGAAAGTCAATGCAAATGTAGGTTTGCAAAGTATTGATATCCAAAAATGGTTGAGCGCCAATTCTATTTTTGCCTCTGTAATTACAGGATTAACACAACCAATTTTTAATCAAAGACAAATTAGAACCAAGCATGAAATTGCCATAGCCAATCAAGAAAAAGCTTATTTACAGTTTGAGCAATCGCTCTTAACCGCTGGTAAAGAAGTTTCAGATGCTTTAGCGCAATACAAAAACGAGTCGTACAAGATTTCTGTTAGAGAAAAACAAGTAGCCTCGTTGACAAAAGCTTCTAGCTTTTCAGAAGAATTATTGACTTACGGACTAGCCAATTATTTAGAGGTTTTAACCTCCAAAAATGATGCACTCAACGCACAATTAAATCTCGCCGACAATAAATATCAACAATACAAAGCCGTTATACAATTGTATAGAGCCTTAGGTGGCGGATGGCAATAG
- a CDS encoding thioredoxin family protein encodes MKTTIKHTFIFIILLFTATVNAQKTTIDFIQNDIQSAVVESKATKKNIFVMVYASWCVHCNKMKSTVLTDPAVITFFNDNFVNVMMDSETLQGKEFMKRFNIKSYPTYVFLDEKETHIYSSGGEFTSEAFIIEGQKALNPYNQLPFLEKQFNQDRSNPDKCFAYLYTLKKSIDAEKSDEVTGQFLATQSKEQLFTPMNWKIVAYGVNDLNSKSFDLMVNHQADFAKVSSPKRVETKIVDVVKRTFATSMNSLDSINYSKTRIIAKNIKLSKVDSLVFRNDLQMYEGIKNWKKYQETTLESVSKFAWSDYSILNGITKNYNSYINETESLKTAISWAKRAVELNNSAETILLLARLHHKIGDKKAAIENARNAKATIVAMGWSTKEIDAFYGELGIK; translated from the coding sequence ATGAAAACAACAATAAAACATACTTTTATCTTTATTATTTTGCTTTTTACGGCAACGGTAAACGCACAAAAGACAACCATCGATTTTATACAAAACGATATACAATCAGCTGTGGTGGAGTCCAAAGCGACGAAAAAAAACATTTTTGTAATGGTTTATGCCAGTTGGTGTGTGCATTGCAATAAAATGAAAAGTACCGTTTTGACAGATCCTGCGGTTATTACATTTTTCAACGACAATTTTGTCAATGTAATGATGGACTCTGAAACCTTACAAGGAAAAGAATTCATGAAAAGATTCAACATAAAATCCTATCCCACTTATGTATTTCTGGACGAAAAGGAAACACATATTTACAGTTCGGGCGGTGAATTTACTTCTGAAGCTTTTATAATAGAAGGTCAAAAAGCGTTAAATCCATACAATCAGCTGCCTTTTTTGGAAAAGCAATTCAATCAAGACAGAAGCAATCCTGATAAATGTTTTGCCTATTTATATACTTTAAAGAAAAGCATTGATGCCGAGAAAAGCGATGAAGTGACGGGCCAATTTTTGGCAACGCAGTCCAAAGAACAACTTTTTACGCCTATGAATTGGAAAATTGTAGCTTATGGTGTAAACGATTTGAATTCGAAATCCTTTGATTTGATGGTAAACCATCAAGCCGATTTTGCCAAAGTTTCTTCTCCCAAAAGAGTCGAAACCAAGATTGTAGATGTGGTCAAGAGAACGTTTGCTACGAGCATGAATAGTTTGGATTCGATCAACTATTCCAAAACTCGAATAATTGCAAAAAATATTAAATTATCCAAAGTAGATTCCTTGGTTTTTAGAAATGATTTACAAATGTATGAGGGAATCAAGAATTGGAAAAAATACCAAGAAACGACTCTAGAATCGGTTTCAAAATTCGCTTGGAGCGATTATTCTATCCTTAACGGAATCACCAAAAATTACAACAGCTATATAAATGAAACAGAAAGCTTGAAAACTGCCATTTCATGGGCGAAAAGAGCGGTAGAATTGAACAATTCTGCTGAAACTATTTTACTATTGGCACGATTACACCATAAAATTGGTGATAAAAAGGCAGCCATTGAAAATGCCAGAAATGCAAAAGCTACAATTGTTGCTATGGGTTGGAGTACTAAAGAAATTGATGCTTTTTATGGGGAGTTGGGGATAAAATAA
- a CDS encoding transposase: MQEGYKIRDQSLPHFITATVVDWVDVFTRKTYRDIVIESIEHCIKHKSMILYGYVIMSNHIHIVIQSSDGKLSDLLRDFKKFTATKIIEKIKTDPESRREWMLERFKNSTETHSRNKNYQFWQYGNHPEEIYSDKFMWSKLDYIHLNPVRAGIVEKASHYLYSSASNYVSDNGLLKINKADLPVVDVLNLNNFTKYNQY; encoded by the coding sequence ATGCAAGAAGGATATAAAATTAGAGACCAATCGTTACCACATTTTATTACTGCTACTGTTGTTGATTGGGTAGACGTGTTTACTAGAAAAACCTATAGGGACATAGTTATAGAAAGTATTGAGCACTGTATAAAGCATAAAAGTATGATTTTGTACGGTTATGTTATTATGAGTAATCATATTCATATAGTTATACAATCTAGCGATGGAAAGTTGTCTGATTTGTTGCGTGATTTTAAAAAATTTACTGCAACAAAAATTATTGAAAAAATAAAAACAGATCCAGAGAGTCGACGTGAATGGATGTTAGAACGATTTAAAAATTCAACAGAAACTCACAGTAGAAACAAAAATTATCAGTTTTGGCAATATGGCAATCATCCTGAAGAAATTTATAGTGACAAATTCATGTGGTCGAAATTAGATTATATTCACCTAAACCCTGTTCGTGCAGGAATTGTAGAAAAAGCATCACACTATCTTTATTCTAGCGCCAGTAATTATGTTTCTGATAATGGATTACTAAAAATTAATAAAGCTGATTTACCAGTAGTTGATGTCCTGAATTTGAATAATTTTACTAAATATAATCAATATTAG
- a CDS encoding HEPN domain-containing protein, producing MIIKFEIQGLWFLPENKEKRVPGTLRFDPVEGATLELIGSFDDFGILHRKHQSEAFIILGLSINSEYITLYNCFNVARRGQTYRKGNESGPAFEKYIVNFILKGHHFETEESLQFNEIKSSMQNFDEWLNITGFKHSENIDNLSEKSIRVDYKLPENIAFELHDKFTGKFVFSSTSPTYSSLKLESITQHVEIEIGSSENIPLEDIRKLLARFQNFLIMGIYRSVFPTSITLYNSNIKNDYGQSGKYRKPIEFFQTTSKRKTRNELHPWEMLFNYKKIENLFPIAIKNWFEKYEKLKPAFSLLFEQFYNESKFSENTFLNLAQALETLHARLYNHTKIPKKDYTEMKTEILNSTPAKYHPWLNEQFNFGNHLNLHQRLNELIDKYSNETLKELIPDQNAFVKQIKDLRNYYTHYSTGLEKHLISERDLMLLSERMKLVLVIGLLHEIGFPKETVDHLLEKVKNNFNHLKVE from the coding sequence ATGATAATAAAGTTTGAGATACAAGGCCTATGGTTTTTGCCTGAAAATAAAGAAAAACGAGTTCCCGGCACTTTGCGTTTTGATCCTGTTGAAGGTGCAACACTTGAATTAATTGGAAGTTTTGACGACTTCGGAATACTTCATAGAAAACATCAATCCGAAGCATTTATCATTCTGGGCTTGTCTATTAACAGCGAATATATAACTCTCTATAATTGTTTCAACGTTGCAAGACGTGGACAAACTTATCGGAAAGGCAACGAATCGGGTCCAGCTTTCGAGAAGTACATCGTAAACTTCATTTTAAAAGGACATCATTTTGAAACTGAAGAATCTTTACAATTCAATGAGATAAAAAGTTCAATGCAAAATTTTGACGAATGGTTAAATATTACTGGATTTAAGCATTCCGAAAACATTGACAACTTAAGTGAAAAATCAATACGTGTAGACTATAAGCTACCAGAAAATATTGCATTTGAATTGCACGATAAGTTCACAGGAAAGTTTGTGTTTTCTAGTACTTCGCCTACGTACAGTTCGCTGAAATTGGAATCTATAACTCAACATGTTGAAATTGAAATCGGCTCAAGCGAAAACATACCATTAGAAGATATTAGAAAATTATTAGCGCGTTTCCAAAATTTTTTGATTATGGGAATTTACAGAAGTGTATTTCCAACATCAATAACTTTATATAACAGTAATATAAAAAATGATTACGGACAATCTGGAAAGTACCGGAAACCGATAGAATTTTTCCAAACTACATCCAAAAGGAAAACTCGAAATGAACTACATCCTTGGGAGATGCTATTTAATTACAAAAAAATTGAAAATCTTTTTCCTATAGCCATAAAAAATTGGTTCGAAAAATATGAAAAATTGAAGCCAGCATTCAGTTTACTTTTTGAGCAATTTTATAATGAATCCAAATTTTCAGAAAATACATTCTTAAATCTAGCACAAGCTCTAGAAACGTTGCATGCAAGACTTTATAACCATACAAAAATTCCAAAAAAAGACTATACAGAAATGAAGACCGAAATTTTAAATTCAACTCCAGCGAAATATCATCCTTGGTTAAATGAGCAGTTTAATTTTGGTAATCATCTTAACTTGCATCAACGGTTAAACGAGTTGATAGACAAATATTCAAACGAAACACTCAAAGAGTTAATTCCTGATCAGAATGCTTTCGTAAAACAAATTAAAGATTTAAGAAACTATTATACTCACTATTCAACTGGATTAGAAAAACACCTAATTTCTGAACGAGATTTAATGTTATTGTCTGAGCGAATGAAACTGGTTTTGGTAATCGGACTGCTACATGAAATTGGATTTCCAAAGGAAACTGTTGATCATTTACTGGAGAAAGTCAAGAATAACTTCAATCATTTAAAAGTCGAATAG
- a CDS encoding Na(+)-translocating NADH-quinone reductase subunit A, which translates to MSASIKIKKGLNLKLIGEAEKSLLELPVAEVFALKPKDFVGLTPKMLVKVGANVVAGSPLFYDKNNEAIRFCAPVSGEVIEIIRGAKRVILEIKILADRAVKYGSFTKANPNDLSPKEITDQLLQSGVWPFIRQRPYGTIANPSDSPKAIFISAFDTNPLAPDNDFVLSGKESHFQTGIDALQKLSTGKIHLNVKANSSPAPAFRGAQKVQINTISGPHPAGNVGVQIHHIDPINKGEIVWYLHPQDVVIIGKLFTEGIYDPLRIIAVTGSQVSSPKYYKTIVGSSLKNILTDAGLKKGDNRIISGSILSGTQVAADGYLGFYDSQVTVIPEGNEYEFMGWLAPGLDKFSVSRTFFSWLTPNKKHDLNTNLHGEERPFVMTGQYEKVFPMDIYPVQLLKSILIEDIDMMEKLGIYEVAEEDFALCELVCTSKIKSQEIIRHGLDMVRKEFS; encoded by the coding sequence ATGAGTGCATCTATAAAGATTAAAAAGGGATTGAATCTCAAATTGATTGGTGAAGCTGAAAAGTCCCTTTTGGAACTTCCTGTTGCCGAAGTGTTTGCTCTAAAACCAAAGGACTTTGTGGGACTTACGCCCAAAATGTTGGTAAAAGTAGGTGCGAATGTGGTGGCGGGTAGTCCGTTGTTTTATGATAAAAACAATGAGGCGATTCGGTTTTGTGCTCCTGTGAGTGGCGAGGTGATCGAAATTATAAGGGGTGCCAAAAGGGTCATCCTCGAGATAAAAATCCTTGCTGACAGAGCCGTGAAATACGGCAGTTTTACCAAAGCGAATCCCAACGATCTTTCTCCAAAAGAAATCACTGACCAATTGTTGCAATCGGGTGTTTGGCCGTTTATCCGCCAACGTCCTTATGGCACGATTGCGAATCCTAGCGATAGCCCAAAAGCGATTTTTATTTCGGCTTTTGATACCAACCCGTTGGCGCCAGATAATGATTTTGTGCTATCGGGAAAAGAATCTCATTTTCAAACGGGAATTGATGCTTTGCAAAAACTCAGTACGGGAAAAATCCATTTGAATGTAAAAGCCAACAGCTCCCCTGCTCCTGCATTTAGAGGTGCGCAAAAAGTGCAAATCAATACGATTTCGGGACCGCATCCTGCGGGAAATGTAGGTGTGCAAATTCACCACATTGACCCAATTAACAAAGGCGAAATCGTTTGGTACTTGCATCCACAAGATGTGGTTATCATCGGAAAACTTTTTACAGAAGGAATTTATGATCCTTTGCGAATTATTGCCGTGACGGGTTCGCAGGTTAGTTCTCCTAAATATTATAAAACAATTGTGGGTTCGTCCCTCAAAAATATACTTACAGACGCTGGACTTAAAAAAGGCGATAACCGCATTATAAGTGGTTCGATTTTGTCGGGAACGCAAGTAGCTGCTGATGGTTATTTGGGTTTTTACGATTCGCAAGTGACGGTGATTCCAGAAGGAAATGAATATGAATTTATGGGTTGGCTGGCACCTGGATTGGATAAATTTAGCGTTTCGCGTACTTTTTTCTCTTGGTTGACACCTAACAAAAAACACGATTTGAACACCAATTTACACGGTGAGGAACGTCCGTTTGTGATGACAGGACAATATGAAAAAGTGTTTCCGATGGATATTTATCCGGTGCAATTACTGAAATCTATCTTGATTGAAGACATCGACATGATGGAGAAATTAGGAATCTATGAGGTTGCTGAGGAGGATTTTGCGCTTTGCGAGTTGGTGTGTACATCGAAGATTAAATCGCAGGAGATCATCAGGCATGGATTGGATATGGTGCGAAAGGAGTTTAGTTGA
- a CDS encoding NADH:ubiquinone reductase (Na(+)-transporting) subunit B, whose amino-acid sequence MKPLRNLLNNLKPNFEKGGKLEKFYPAFDAFETFLFVPNHTTKSKGTHVRDAIDLKRTMILVVLSMIPCLLFGMWNIGYQHHLALGMENVALLDNFIFGAIKVLPLVLVSYGAGLTTEFVFAIIRKHTINEGFLVSGMLIPLIMPIDVPLWMLAVATIFAVIIGKEVFGGTGMNVLNPALTARAFLFFAYPTKMSGNEVWINTSTEKGQTVVDAYSGATALGDAAAGYAEKIPSIMDSFLGFIPGSVGETSTLACLIGAAILLYTGIGSWRIMTSVFAGGFLMALIFNLFGLNTLMQISPLHHLVLGGFAFGAVFMSTDPVSAAQTNTGKYIYGFLIGLLAILFRVFNPAYPEGMMLAILFMNVMAPLIDHYVVEANIKKRLKRVSSIKNQNG is encoded by the coding sequence TTGAAGCCACTTAGAAACTTACTAAACAATCTCAAACCTAATTTTGAAAAAGGGGGAAAACTAGAGAAATTCTATCCCGCTTTTGATGCGTTTGAAACCTTCTTGTTTGTTCCCAACCATACTACCAAAAGCAAGGGTACGCACGTTCGTGATGCGATTGATTTGAAGCGCACCATGATTTTGGTGGTGCTATCTATGATTCCGTGTTTGTTGTTTGGAATGTGGAATATTGGGTACCAACATCATTTGGCTTTAGGAATGGAGAATGTTGCGCTACTGGATAATTTTATTTTTGGAGCGATTAAAGTACTTCCTTTAGTACTAGTATCTTATGGAGCTGGATTAACCACGGAATTTGTGTTTGCCATAATTCGAAAACATACAATTAACGAAGGTTTTTTGGTGTCGGGAATGTTGATTCCGCTTATTATGCCGATAGATGTACCGCTGTGGATGCTGGCGGTGGCGACGATTTTTGCTGTTATTATAGGGAAAGAAGTTTTTGGAGGTACTGGAATGAATGTTTTGAATCCGGCGCTTACGGCTAGAGCATTCTTATTTTTTGCGTATCCTACCAAGATGTCTGGTAACGAAGTTTGGATCAATACGAGCACCGAAAAAGGGCAAACGGTTGTAGATGCTTATAGTGGAGCTACCGCTTTGGGTGACGCCGCAGCAGGATATGCCGAAAAGATTCCAAGTATAATGGATTCTTTCTTGGGCTTTATTCCGGGATCGGTGGGGGAAACCTCTACCCTTGCCTGTTTGATTGGCGCCGCTATTTTATTGTACACAGGCATTGGAAGTTGGCGCATTATGACCTCGGTTTTTGCGGGTGGATTTTTGATGGCATTGATTTTTAATCTTTTTGGACTGAATACATTAATGCAAATCAGTCCACTGCATCATTTGGTATTGGGAGGATTTGCCTTTGGTGCCGTTTTTATGTCAACTGATCCCGTTAGTGCAGCACAAACCAATACTGGAAAATATATTTATGGTTTCTTAATCGGACTGCTGGCGATTCTTTTTAGGGTTTTCAATCCTGCTTACCCAGAAGGAATGATGTTGGCCATTTTATTTATGAATGTTATGGCGCCATTGATAGACCATTATGTAGTAGAAGCGAATATCAAAAAAAGACTAAAAAGAGTTTCCTCAATAAAAAATCAAAATGGATAA